The DNA segment GGGGTCATCCAACAGAAAACGGCATCTTAGATGTTGATTTTACTCAGCCGGTTAACCAAGGTAGCAATAAAGTAGACGGTTTCGAGTTTGCTATACAGCATTTCTTTGGTGATACAGGTTTTGGTGCTATGGCCAACCTTACCGTTGTAGATAGTGATATAGAATATGATGATGGTGATTTCTCAGGAAATCAAGTTACGCCGTTACTTGGCGTAAGTGATTCATACAATATTGTTGCCTTCTATGAAAAATATGGTTTCCAAGTTCGTGTTGCTTACAACTGGCGCGATGACTTCCTACAAGGAACTCATGATGGTCAAGGTCTAAACCCTGTGTATGTAGAAGATTACGGTCAACTAGATGCAAACATTAGCTACGAATTTAACGAAAACCTTGCTGTATTTGCTGAAGGTATTAACTTAACAGATGAGATCACTCGCAGTTATGGTCGCCATCAGTTAATGGTTAAGAACATCGAGCAATCAGGACCTCGTTATAATATTGGTATGCGATATAAGTTTTAATATTTAACATATATCAACTAACAAAGCCGCTGCTTGCAGCGGCTTTTATACTCATATGAATAGCTATTTTTTCTAATAAATATTTATTCACATTAGTATTATCTTTACTTACAAGCTCAACTAAAAGATAGTAGTTAATATCTAGAAAGTTATAAATAAAAACAAAACGTTAATTAAGTTTTTGGTCTAATTAATGGTATTGATATGAACAACCCCCTTAAAAAAGTTGTAATTGTTGGTGGTGGAACTGCTGGTTGGTTAACAGCAGGCATAATTGCTGCTGAGCACAATGCACATCGCGATGATGGTTTAGATATCACCTTGATCGAATCACCTGATCTTAAACCTATCGGAGTTGGAGAAGGTACCTGGCCAACAATGAGAGATACCATCCAATCTATCGGTATTTCTGAAAATGATTTTATCAGCTGTTGCGACGTGTCCTTTAAACAAGGCTCACAATTTGTTGGCTGGTGTGACGATACATCTGCTAATAGTTATTATCATCCATTTTTAGCACCACACGGTTTTGGTCAATCAAACTTAACCAAACATTGGCAACAATCAAAAACCTCAACTTCTTTTGCTCATACGGTTAGCTTTCAACCGCATTTATGTGACTATGGCTGTGCACCTAAGCAAAAACAAACACCTGAATTTGCCGCGGTTGCTAATTATGCTTATCACCTAAATGCTGCAAAATTTGCACAACTGCTGCAAAAACACTGTACTGAAAAACTCAAAGTGAAGCATATCAAGGACCATGTTACTGGCGTGAATGGCAACATTGATGACAATATCCAGTCTATTAGCACCAAACAACATGGCAATTTAAGTGCTGAGTTATTTGTTGATTGCTCAGGAAGCTCGGCTATTTTATTAGCGCAACATTACAAAATACCTTTTATCAACAAAAAAGACGTGCTGTTTAATGACACCGCACTAGCTGTACAAGTCCCCTATGCTAATGCGAATGAGAAAATTGCATCACATACTATTTCTACAGCGCACGATGCTGGCTGGATTTGGGATATAGGCCTGCCAACTCGTCGTGGTGTAGGCTGTGTTTATGCCAGTGACTATATGACTGATGACGGTGCAGAAGCACAGCTTCGTGCTTATTTATCTAACACACTGCCACAAAATATAATAAAAGAAGCAAATATTAGAAAGCTGTCTTTTATCCCTGGTTATAGAGAGAAGTTTTGGCACAAAAACTGTGTGGCTGTTGGCATGGCATCAGGCTTTCTTGAGCCACTGGAAGCATCTGCACTGGCATTGGTAGAATTATCCGCCAAAATGATTGCAAAAGAGCTGCCCGCAGAGCAATCAATCATGCCAATTACTGCCGAGCGATTTAATCGTCGTTTTCATTATCGCTGGCAACGTATCATTGAATTTTTAAAGCTGCATTATGTGCTTAGCAATCGCAGCGCAAAATACTGGCAAGACAACAAAGCTACAAACACCATACCTGATCGTTTACAGCAACTGTTGGCTTTATGGCAATACCAAGAGCCAACGTATAATGACTTTACCGAAATTGAAGAAATCTTTCCGGCTGCCAGCTATCAATACATCCTTTATGGTATGGGATTTAAAACCCAAGTTAGAGCAACATCAAGGCGAATTGATAACCAATTGCTTAGTGAAAAACTTATCACTGAAAACCAACAGTTATGCCAAAAGTATTTGGCAGGCTTACCGACAAATCGTGAATTAATTGACCATATTATTCATCAACAAATGAATAAAAAGTGTGCTAATTAAAATTATAAAAAACAGGAGTTCCCATGGCAAATCACGTGTTATTAAATAATATAGATCACCAAGATCTAAAAATTATTACCGAGAAATCAGAGCTGTACGGCAATAATAAAATGTACTCAGCTATATACCCATTTGAGTTTAAACATGCACAAGCTGATTACCCTATTTTTTTCTATAAAGATCAATCTACAAATGTTTATACCGCATTGGCGTTATTTGGGTTTGAAGACAAAGAGAACCTTTATCTTGAAGAAAACAAATGGAATGCCAGCTATATTCCATTAATGATCGAAAGGGAGCCTTTTTTAATCGGTAAACAAACCGTCGTTGAAAATGGCGAAAGCACAGAAAACCCTGTCATTCATATTGACCTGGATAGCCCAAGAGTAAGTAAAGACCAGGGTGAGGAAATTTTCTTATCGCATGGCGGTAATAGTGAATACATCAATAAAATAAGTACTACCCTGAAAGCACTGCATGACAGTAAAGAGTCTACCGACTTGTTTTTCAATACCCTTTCAGAGCTAGACCTTATTGAACCTTTTAATTTAGATATTCAATTACAAGATGGCTCAAATCATCGTT comes from the Thalassotalea nanhaiensis genome and includes:
- a CDS encoding SapC family protein, which codes for MANHVLLNNIDHQDLKIITEKSELYGNNKMYSAIYPFEFKHAQADYPIFFYKDQSTNVYTALALFGFEDKENLYLEENKWNASYIPLMIEREPFLIGKQTVVENGESTENPVIHIDLDSPRVSKDQGEEIFLSHGGNSEYINKISTTLKALHDSKESTDLFFNTLSELDLIEPFNLDIQLQDGSNHRLAGFHTINEEKLTGLSGEQLEKLNKSGLLMLIYMVIASQSNIGGLIQKKQDKVQAK
- a CDS encoding tryptophan halogenase family protein, yielding MNNPLKKVVIVGGGTAGWLTAGIIAAEHNAHRDDGLDITLIESPDLKPIGVGEGTWPTMRDTIQSIGISENDFISCCDVSFKQGSQFVGWCDDTSANSYYHPFLAPHGFGQSNLTKHWQQSKTSTSFAHTVSFQPHLCDYGCAPKQKQTPEFAAVANYAYHLNAAKFAQLLQKHCTEKLKVKHIKDHVTGVNGNIDDNIQSISTKQHGNLSAELFVDCSGSSAILLAQHYKIPFINKKDVLFNDTALAVQVPYANANEKIASHTISTAHDAGWIWDIGLPTRRGVGCVYASDYMTDDGAEAQLRAYLSNTLPQNIIKEANIRKLSFIPGYREKFWHKNCVAVGMASGFLEPLEASALALVELSAKMIAKELPAEQSIMPITAERFNRRFHYRWQRIIEFLKLHYVLSNRSAKYWQDNKATNTIPDRLQQLLALWQYQEPTYNDFTEIEEIFPAASYQYILYGMGFKTQVRATSRRIDNQLLSEKLITENQQLCQKYLAGLPTNRELIDHIIHQQMNKKCAN